GACATTAAGATCAAGGATGTCCTCGGCCGATCCTGGCAATGTTCAACCGTGCAGGTCGATTTCAATAACCCTGAGCGGTTCAAACTCGCCTATACCGGCGAGGACGGCAAACACCATCAACCGATCATGATCCACCGGGCATTGATGGGTTCCATCGAACGCTTCTTCGGCATCTTGATCGAACACTTTGCCGGGGCCTTTCCGACATGGCTGGCCCCAGTGCAGGCGGTGGTACTGACGATCACGGACAATCAGCAGGAGTTTGCAGCCAAGATCGTCTCGACCCTCAAGGGCCACGGATTCAGGGTCGAAGCGGACCTCCGGAACGAGAAGATCGGCTTCAAGATCCGCGAAGCGGAAAAGCTCAAGATTCCCTACATGCTGGTCGTCGGAGACAAAGAAGTACAAAGCGGCATGGTGGCGGTTCGGGGACGGAGCGGCACCAACCATGGGAGCATGCCGATCGAACAGTTCCTGGAACTCATTCGCACGGACACGAATCAAACATTACGCGGCACAGCAACCCTCTCACAAACGAGGTGACCTATCGTCCCTAAATTACGTGTAAACCGGGAAATCAGGATTCGGGAAGTTCGAGTCATCGGTCCTGACGGCGAGCAATTGGGCATACTGCCGACTGTCGAGGCATACAATAAGGCACAGGAGGGGGGATACGACCTTGTCGAGGTGGCCCCGACTTCCCAGCCGCCGGTTTGCCGCATCATGGACTATGGGAAGTACAAGTTCGAGCTCAGCAAGAAAGATCACCAAAGTCGGCGGCATCAAAAGTCTACGCAAGTGAAGGAGATCAAGCTGCGCCCCCGCACGGACAAGCATGATCTCGAGATCAAGATCCGCCAGATCAAAGAATTCCTGACCGACGGCAACAAGACGAAGGTAACACTCACATATCGCGGTCGCGAAATGGCGAATCAGGAAATGGGCCGCACCATGATGACCACCGTCATTCAACAATGTTCGGAGGCGGGAACCGTCGAATTCGCGCCGAGGATGGAAGGGCGGAGCCTGATCATGATTCTGGCTCCCAAGTAGTGTGCGCGACGCACACAAGGAAGGAATGAGAGCATGAAGATGAAGATGAAAACCCACAGCGGCGCAAAGAAGCGGTTCAAGCGCACGGGAACCGGCAAATTGGTTCGCCGAAAGGCCGGCAGTCGGCATTTGTTGACCGGCAAGCCGCGCGATCGTAAGCGGAACCTGAAGGGAGCCACGGATGTCTCTTCCGCCTCGACTCCCGCATTGAACAAATTACTTCCGCAGTAACGATGATTGTCCCGTGAACAGGATCTGAAAGGAGTCGTTCCCCATGCCTCGTACAAAAGGTGGTCCGAAAACCCGACAGCGGCGAAAGAAGCGCCTGAAACTGGCGAAAGGCCAGTATGGTGCCAAGAGCCGCTTGTTCCGAAGCGCAACGGAGTCCGTCGATAAAGGTCAGGCGTACGCCTATTCGGGACGGAAGCAGCGGAAACGCGACTTCCGCCAGTTGTGGATTGCACGCATCAGTGCCGCGACCCGTATGCATGGCATCGCATACAGTCGGTTCATGAATGCCCTGAAGAAGGCAAATATCCTATTGGATCGGAAGGTCCTCTCCGATATGGCGATCCGGGATATGGCGGGATTCGAGAAACTCGTCGGGGTAGCCAAACAGCAGCTCGCGACAGCCGCGAGCTAATCAAGGCGCATCAGTCACGTGGCGGGGAGGTCCTCATCAGCGACTTCCCCGTCATCCTTCATCGAGTAGCCGGTCGATCTCCAGCTCCAGTGCGACGGCCGGCACGCCAATCTGCCACTGCTCAAGAACCTCCGGGTGCAATTCCCCCAGCAGCCCGATCACCCGTCCGCCCGCAATGATGGCTCCGGCCCGCCCCTCAAGAAATGAAGGATGGGGTACAGGTTCCAGGGTAAATGGGCGATCCAGATAGTACAGCAGCAGATCCAGGCACGAGTGAATTTCAGAGAAGTGTGCGTCGGCATGCGCAATCACGGCCCCTAACTTCGTCACCGTGCGTGACCCGATGTCAGCATTCACATCCGGAACCGCCACCTCCCCGACTTCGAACATGCGATGTGGATAAAACGCACGGCTCGAATTCGTTTCCACCTGCAACAGCGAGGGGGTGATCCACTGACGCAGGCAGGAATAACTGAGAGACATCACATTGTCTACTTCCACCACCTTCGCCCACTCGGTGCCGTCCACCCGCATTTTGGTGCAAAAATCCTGGTGAGACCCCATGATGTTGGAAATGATCTCCTGAAACTCCATGCCCACCATGAGATGCCGAATGCGGTCGGCCATGTGCTCGAGCCGCGACAGTCCGCCGACGGTGAACTGCGACGGCATGACCGGCGCAAACCTGGCATACCCCTGGCTGATCGCGACATCCTCGACCACATCCACCGTGTGCAACAGATCGTTCCGGTACGGGGGCAATTGCACGCCCACCTTCTGTCCGGCGGACTTCACCGTGTAGCCATAGGATTTTAACGCCGCCGCCACCTCACGCCCCCCCAATGCCTCCCCCAGAGCCGTTTCAATGGCCTTGAGAGGAATCGACCGCGGCGCACCGAAATCCACCGGCGTGTGCCAGCGCCGTCCGAAAGCGGTTTTCACAGGCGATTGAATCTCCACCGGAGTGATCACCGCCCCTCTATCGGCAAGGTTGGCGGCAAAAATATTCAGCGTCAGCGACACCATCTGTAAATCGGTTCCGGTCACTTCGACGAATAATTCATGATCGCCGACCTGCACCTCGCCGATTTCCCGGCTGTTGATGATCGGTGGGAATGAGAGCACCTGCCCCTTCGCATCGCGCAACACGGGAAGCCGGTCATGGCCACTGAGGATCCCGCCATACTCTACGCCCTTAGGGTGGACCATGAGGATTTCGCGCAGGGTCATCACCGTTTCCATGCCCAACGGCGTGAACCGCACCTCGTCAGGCTTCACTAAATCATACGACACGGGAAAGACGATGGGAGCCAACCGATACAAGCCAATAGAGACCGTCCGTCGTTTGCGCCCAAAGATATCGGCCAACTTTTCCTGCGTCTGGATGAGCTGGGTGAGCCCGGAAGCCGTCACCCGATATCCGACCGCCGTACACGCCGCCACATAGGGACGAATCCGATCCAACCCCGGCGCGACGACCAGTTTCCCCGCCGCACGTTTCTGCTTTTTGAAGAAGGGATACGAAATAGACGCGCCCTGTTGCTTGATCCGGATCTGCCGGGCGATACCCTCGCAACACCACAAATCAGGACGGTTGCTGTCTTGGAGTTCGATCCGCAGTTCGCCCGTTTCGGCGTTGTGTCCCTTCAACTCCCCCTTCACCAACATGAGCGACTGCTCCAGCTGATCAAGGGAAATGCGCACAGGCGTACCGTCCGGTCCTGCGATGAGGGCTTCGAGATCGTCTCGTTGTACGGAGATGGTAGGCATGATGTCGTCCTAAAAACTTCCTCGCATCGTGCGAATGAATTCCAGGTCCGCCGAGAATAAGTCGCGAATATCGTGAATCCCCAGGGCCACCATCGCCATCCGATCCAACCCAAGCCCCCAGGCAATCACCGGCACCGACACACCCAACGGCGTCGTGACTTCGGGACGGAACAATCCTGCACCGCCTAGCTCCATCCAGCCGAGCTTCGGGTGACGCACATGCATTTCCACAGAGGGCTCTGTGAACGGGAAATAGGCCGGGAGAAATTTCACTTCCTTGGCCTGAGCCACTTCCCGCGCGAACAGGTTGAGTAGACCTAAGAGGGTGCGAAAGTTGATATCCGCCCCCAAGACGATCCCTTCCACCTGGAAAAAGTCCGTGGCGTGGGTGGCATCGACCTGGTCGTAGCGAAAGCAGCGTGCAATGGAGAAATATTTCCCCGGCACGGACGGATTCGCCGCCAGCCGACGTGCAGACACCGCGGTCCCCTGACTCCGGAGCACTAAACGCTTGGCTCGCTCCACATCGAACTGATACCCCCAACCGGTGGAACCCGCCCCCGTTCCCTTCTCGTGAACCTGCGTCACGTTACTGAGATAGGGTTCGGCAATATCACGGGCATGCGTGGGGTTCTTCACAAAATACACATCGTGAATGTCGCGAGCCGGATGGAATTGCGGCATGAAGAGCGCATCCATATTCCAGAACTCGGTCTCCACCAGTGTTCCCCGCATTTCCTGAAACCCCATGCTGACCAGCTTGAGCTTGACCAGATCGAGAAATTCTCGATAGGGATGCCGCTTCCCCGCCGAGATGCGCGGAGCCCGCAAACTGATGGTGTACTTCCGGAACCGCTTCGTCCGCCACGCCCCCTCTTTCAGGAGTTCCGGCGTCAACTGCGAGACTTCCTCCGCCACACCGTCGCGCGACAACTGCTCTGCGACCTTCCGGCCAGTATCGGTCAACACGAACGACCGTGTCACCCGTTCGTCCACACGGAAGGGCTCGCGCGCATTCCCTCGCTTCACCGCATGCTGCTGGAGCACGGATCGGAGCGGCTCGGCGAACGTCTCCAGGTCCCGTTGCCCACCCCGTAATTCTTGCAACAAGGCACGCATGGCCTCAGCGGTGGTGCTGTTCCGGCCGGTGCTCTCAATGCAGCCGCCTTGCACGATGAGAATCGCCCCCTCCTTCTTGAGGGTCCCGACGGCCTTGCTCACATCGGATGGCTCAAGTTGTTCCTTGGACTGAATATCCTGGATGGTCAGCCGCTTCCCGGTCTGCCCGGCTTCCCGAGCCGCCGAGAGCACACGTTCAATCGGCGCAGCCTGGTCACAAAACGCTTCCCCGATCGGAGTCAGCGACGCAATATGCGCCACCGTTTCAGCATGCACGGCAATCAGGGACTTGGCCAAGAGCCATTCCACTGCCATGCTCAACTGCGACGGCTCTAACCCGGCGGTCGACGCAAGCTGATCAAGTGTCGGCGGGGCACTCTGCGGCGGGGCTAAAGCCAGCAGCACTTTGCTTTCGAGGGGATGAAGATTATCCATGAAATAGGGGTGCGGTCTGGCCCTCGTCGATCATCGGGCAGCGGCAGTCCTCGCTGTTCGAGCAGCAGATTCGTATCCGGCCCGCAACGCGGTAATGGCGGCAGCATAGTCGTCACCGGAAAATACGGCGGACCCCGCCACCAACACGTCCGCACCTGCCGCAAGAATCGCATCTGCATTGTCCGGCTTCACGCCGCCATCGACTTCCAAGAGCGCATGGCTGTGGGTGCGGTCGATCAACCCGCGAACCTCGGCAATCTTCTGAAGCGACGAGGGAATGAACTTTTGTCCGCCGAATCCCGGATTCACGGACATGATCAGGATGAGATCGGCGTCACGCACAATTTCCGACAACATCACCGCCGGCGTGGCGGGATTTAGCGTGACGCCGGCCCTCACGCCGCGCTCCTTGATCGACTGAACCGTCCGATGCAGGTGAGGGCAGGTCTCCACATGAACCGTGAGATAATCGGCTCCCGCTTCGGCGAATTCCGCGATGAACGCATCCGGATTCGTCATCATGAGATGGACATCCAACGGAAGCGTCGTCACTTTCCGCAGCGCTTCGACGATGGGCGGCCCAACTGTGAGGTTGGGAACAAAGTGGCCGTCCATCACATCAATGTGCAGCCAGTCGGCGCCCGCCTTCTCCACCCGCGAGACCTCTTCGGCCAAACGGGCAAAGTCAGCCGACAGAATAGACGGGGCAATACGTACGGTCCGACCGACCATCACTCGCTCCTCCGCACACGAGCGGCAAAAAACGCATCCATCCTGTTCATGTTCGCCATCGTAGATAGATCCCCTTGAGGGGTCACGAACGGCAGACCGGCTGGGGGCAACCAAGGCGCGACCGACTCACGCTGAAATTCGCAATGAAACTGGCAAAACTCGTCGATGATCGATTCGGTTTCTTCCGGCTCGATCGAGCAGGTACTATAGACCAACACCCCACCAGGCCGCAAGAGACGACTCGTCTCCGCTAGCAAGTCCTGCTGCACCAATCGATGCTGTGCGATGCTCTCCGGGGTTTTGTACCACTTGCCGTCCGGATGGCGTCGCAACACCCCCAAGCCGCTGCAGGGCGCGTCGAGCAGAATGCGGTCAAACGGCACGGAGAGCGCTGACTCACGCCTTGCAACGGCCCACCGTCCTGCTCCCGATGCCGTCTCTGCCTGGATCAGCTCACGCATATCACCCATGAGCGGGGTGACGATGTTCACCCCAAGGCGCCGGCAGTTTTCCATCACCAAACTGAGCCGTGCGGTGGCCCGATCAACAGCGACGATGGTCCCCCGATTTTCCATCAACGCTGCCACCTGCGTCGTCTTTCCTCCCGGCGCCGCACAGGCATCAAGCACCCGCTGTCCCGGTTGTACGTCCAGGAGCAACGGAATGAGTTGGCCCGCCTCATCTTCGACATAAAAATGTCCCGCCGCATATCCCGGAAGGTCTGCGACGGAGGTGGCGCGAGCCAGCTGAACGCCCACCTCGCTGATCAACGTCGGGCTGGCGGCAACATTGGCCGCAGCCAGTTCGGCCAGGAACGCGGTACGCGAAGTTCGGAGTCGGTTCACCCGAAGCGTCAACGGAGGCATCTCAACCGTCGCTCGGCACAAGGCCTCGGCCCGCTCAGTGCCCCAAGTGCGACACCATCGCTCCACCATCCAGGCTGGACAGGAATACCGGACGCTCAAGGCCGTCACCGGGTCCTGCACCACATCCGGCCAGGCCGGTTCCGGCGATCGCAGTAGCCCCCTGAGCACAGCATTCACAAACCCACTCCAGTCTCGCCCGAGGCGACGGCTCTGCTGCTTGATCAAACGTACGGACTCATTGACGGCAGCCGAATCCGGGACACGATCGAGATACAGCAGTTGGTACGCCCCCAACCGCAGCACTGCCTGAACAAGGGTGGGCAATTTTGCGATCCGCCGATCCGACAAGAGACCCAGCCGCCAGTCGAGCGTCGCCCGATAGCGCAGCACGCCGCGGACAAGCTCGACCATGAAGGCCCGGTCCCGCTGATCCAACGAGGCGAAAGCCGAAACCTGATCGAACAGATCATCGCTCAACAACCCGGCTTTTTCGATCGCCACCAACGCCTTCATGGCGGCACGACGCCCCGCGGATGCGGCGTCAATCGGCTGTAGTGCTTGCGGATCAGAAACCATGAATAGAAAAATCGATTACGGTGGGAAGGTCGTCAGCGGCGCGTGAATAATGCGCGCATGATCATCCCGCCGGCGGCGGAGCGGCCTGCAAACTGAGGCCTTCAGCTAACCGATGGCCTACCAAATACTGGGCCATGGTCATCCGCCGACTGTTGGAAGGTTGAATGTCGATGATGTGAATGGTCCCGCCACCGGTCGCGACCTCAACCCGGTCTTTGGCAACTTTGGTCACGGTCCCGGGGCTAGCTCCCGTCGATTCGTCGCTGGCCTGGACACGCCACAGGGCCCAGCGCTCCCCGTTCACGAAGGTATAGGCACCCGGCCAAGGAGACAAGCCACGCACGCGATTGGCAATCTCCACGGCCGTCAACGTCCAATCGATCAATCCATCCTCCTTCTTGAGCAGGGGCGCCAAGGTTGCCTGCGCATCATCCTGTCGTTCCGGAGTGAGCGTCCCCGCTTTGAGACGGCGCAAGGTCTCAACCAACAATCGTCCGCCCACCTCGGCAAGACGAACCGCCAGCGTCCCCGCCGTGTCGTCCGGACGAATTTCCACCGTTTCACGCAACAACATGTCGCCGGTGTCCATCCCCTCGGCCATGAACATGGTCGTGATACCGGTTTCCCGCTCCCCTCGCATGATGGCCCATTGAACGGGGCCCGCCCCGCGATACTTCGGCAGCAACGATCCGTGCACGTTGATACAGCCATGCGGCGGGAGCGACAAAATCACCGGCGGTAAAATCCGGCCAAACGCCGTCACCGCGATCACGTCAGGAGCCCACTGGCGCAACGCATCCAAAAAGGCAGGGTCTTTCATCTTCAGGGGCTGCAACACGGGGATGCCTTCACGCTGGCAGACGACTTTCACTGGAGAGGGAATCACGTCCTGTCCGCGCCCCTTCGGCCGGTCCGGCTGGGTGACCACTCCCACCACTTCGTCGTCCGACTTCAGCAACGCCTCCAGCGACGGCACGGCGAAGTCCGGTGTTCCCATAAACACGATGCGCATGCTCACGCTTTATCATTCTCCCCTCGCGAATGCAATTCTCGCGGCAGCTTCCTTGACTCTCGTTTCACCTGCCTGTTACTATCCGGTCGCGGGGTGGAGCAGCCTGGTAGCTCGTTGGGCTCATAACCCAAAGGTCAGAGGTTCAAATCCTCTCCCCGCAACCAACCTTACATCTTATCTTTCAACCACTTAGAGCAGTTTCGGTCCCGACTTTAGCACTCGTGTGAGACACCGATTGTGCTAAATTTGTGCTAACCCCTGCCGGAACGCGATCCAAGATCTCCACACCAGCACGCAAACTCTCTGGATGATGATGGGCATACCGCATCACCATGGAGATGGTTTTCCATCGTCCAAGTTTCTGCACGGTATAGATGTCGACTCCGGCCTGCACAAGACGGGTGGCAAAGGTATGGCGCAGATCGTGAAAACGAAAGTTTTTCACTTCTGCCTTTCGCATGACAGGGTAAAACACGCGAAGCAGGTCTCGCGCATCCATCCGATTACCCGCGCCGTTGAAGAACACGTAATCAGTTTTGAGCGAGCGAACCCGTGCTCTGGCTTTCAGTACCTCAAACGTCTTTGCGTTGACTGGAAGGGTATCCTTCGCTCCATTCTTTTGCTCCAGCAACGTAATCGTCTTCCGGAAGAGATCAACCCTGGACCATTGGAGGTCTAAGATTTCTCCTTGTCGAAGCCCCGTGTTTGCGGCAAAGACAATGATCTCCTGTAGCCATTGCGGAGAGGCGGCCAACAATCGCTGTTCCTCCTCTGCCGTGAGCCATCGCTCAATCATGTTACGCACCTTCTCCCTCGATACACGGATCACCGGATTTTCCGTGACCCACTCCCATTCCTTGACGGCAAGCTGAAAAGCGTGGCTCAAGATCCCTAACTCGATATTAATGGTCTTGGCCGCGGCCCCTTCTGCTCGTCGCTTCGCCTTATGTGCTGCAATAAGAGACGGACGTAACTCCCTTAGGGTGAGATCCCCGAATGAACGAATGAGATGCAGCGCCACGGACCTATCACTTCGCTGAGAAGAGGGAGACTTATTGACCGCTGAATGATCTCGGAGATAGCGCTCCAACAATTCCTTCACCGTCTTATCAGCTCCCCTTGCTGGTTCGTACCACTTCCCTTCAGCGATCTGAGTCCTCACCTTGTGATAAATCTTTTCCGCCACCTTCTTATCCGTCACCTCAGTGGATCTTCTGACCTGTTTGCCACAGTAAGAAAACCCCATCCACCAGACTCGGTTTCGCCGAAACAGTGCCATCATCGCCCTCCTTGTTTGGCCCTGTCTTGGTCTGGTTTCTCGCGCCTGGGAGTATAGTGAGCAGCTTTGGCCACGGCAATCAGGTGGTCTACGTCCCTGGCGTCATGCCGAGTGAGGCGAGGAGGGTTATTCATAGGTGCACTGAAGGTGTTCAACCATGCTTGGATGGCGTCCGGTTCAAACCGGATGAGGCCATGAATGCGACAGTGCGGAATCTTGTTCTGTGAGGCCCAGAGATACAGTGTGGACGGCTTGATGTTGAGCCAAGCCGACAGCTCTTTCGTCGTAAGCATGGTGCAGATACACCGGGGGAGTCTCGCGACACCCCCAGTACCCCTAACATGGCCTGCCCGCGTGACCGCCGGCAGACGTGACAAACCGATTGGGTGGTTGCTTGAGCAAGTTCCGGTGCCGGTCTTTCCACCGGGAGATGCCCCTGACAATCTCGTGCTGTAGCCATTCTTCCCCACCAGGGGTGGCGCAAATTACCGCCAGCATTGGCGTCAGGGTGTCGCTCACCCATCGTTTCACGTTTTGCAGGGTCTGCACCTGCTTCTCCTGGGCCAATCGCCCCTTCTGAAATCCCTCCGTCAGGAGGGCGTACCACTCCAGCATGGGAGCCCGGTAGCGATCTTCCTCTTCGGCGTCTTTTGGGATCTGCCGGAAGTTCACATAGATGCGAAGCAATCCCACAACGCATTCCTTCCAGTCGGCTTCATCCAAATTCGCCAAGGCCCGGGCACAGAGCTGGGCGCGGTCTTGTTTGAACTCCAATTCCCACCGCACGCCAAACTCTTGCCAGTTCTCTCGTTCCTTGCTCTGCATCTCCAGACGTTTGTCATAGATACGCAACAAGGTTTGACTCTGAGGACTGCCGAAATACATGGTTTCGCCGGTGGTCGCACCGGTACCACGAGTCAGGTTAGACACAATCTGCCTTACCTGAGCGGCCCGCGTGACGCAGTGACCATCTGCTACGGCTTGTCGAATGGTGGCCATCGGAACGGTCCGGGCTCGGTCATCGAGGGCACAATCCATCCGAGTGACATGGCCTTGTTGCTCATGAATCCATTTCAAGAGAACCCGAACCTGATCGAGGGTCAGAGCAGAGACGAGTCCACCAGACAGATCGACATGGATCTCATTCGGGCGACGAGGGGCATTCGTGCCAAGCTTGCCGACCCCCCGTCCTCCATCCGACCTGATCCAGGACAGGGGATAGCCTCGAAAGCCGCCTTTGGCCCGACTCCAGTCTCCGCCAAGGACCTTCATGGTCTCTTGAGGCCGACTCGCCAGTACCGTAAAGGCGAGCCAATCAATGGAGAGGGTGAAGGCAGAATCCATGGAACCTATCGAACTCCTATAAGGAACCCTGTGGTGAGAGCCCCCGTGTTACCAAGACGGGGGCTATTCCGCTCCGCGCCCCAGCCTGACGGCATGCGGCGCGGACCGGCTTTGCCTGTTGATGGTGAGGCGGACAGCACTCTTTTCAACGTCCTTCCTGAACCGGTCGAGTGAGCTTCTGGCGGACGACGGCAAACGCTTTTTCGCCCACTTCTTTCGCTACAATTTTGATGGCCTCGGCCTTGCCATCCATCACCATACTCATGAGGACTGCACCACGGACATACTTGGAGACGGTTGTCCCTTCATCGCTGGCACATCGCTCAATGAGCTTGCGTTCCTGGTCAGTCACCTTAAATTGAAGCGTTTCTTTCTTTGTGTCGTCACTTTTCATGGCGGCCTCCTAGCATATATTACGACATATATTACACTTCATATTGCCGTTGTCAAGCTTCCAGCGCTAGGGACGATCCAGTCTACATTTTGTAATGGCCGAGTGGAGTAGCTGCATGCGCTGTCCCTACTGCTTCGCTCAAGAACTCCAACCTTGCGAGGCTGCAAGTTTGTGGAATGACGGGAGACCGTTAATAAGAGAAATTTGTCATTGTAGAGACGAAATGACATTTTGTGATAATTTCTCGTCCAATGATTCGCTCAATCTCAATAGATAATGTTCGCCTTTTCAGTGGTACTGGCTGGACTTTCCCTATCCACCCGCTCCAGGTTTTTTGTGGCACCAACAGCGCTGGCAAATCCACGTTACTGAAGACCTTGCTTCTTTTGAGACAAAGCGTTGTCGTACCGGAAAGTTACGAGGGTGCTGATGGGCGATTAAGGTTTGTGTCAAATCAGGCAGACCTGGGAAATTATGCTTCGTTCGTTTCGAACAACATGCTGGAGGAAGATATAAGGATCTCAATAACAATTGAGGATCGATTGCGGCGGAAGACAATAGAAGATCTTATCTCAATGAAAAATGGCCGTACTTCCCACCAGGTTGCCGATAAAAATGCATGGCTACCTTACACCTTGACCGCTTCGTTCAGATTTAGCCTCGATAAAAAAGAAGCATCGCTTGCAAGGACTCAAGGGTTTCTAAAAGAGGCGAATTTTGAGATAGGTTATCTAGGTAATTCTTTACTCCATTGGAAAATTGTCTCGACTCTTGGAAAGGCAACGGAAGAGAAAAATTTTGAACGATATGAACTTTTGGTCCCGTCCTTTTTTTCTAAGGAAGCGATGGGGCATTTGAAAAGTGTCGGGGTAGACAAGGAAACTGATTTCGAGCGTTATCAGGCATTCCTTGCAGGACTATTGCCTGCAGGTGTGAGATCCCAAATGGGCAAAAAGGGCAAGAAATTAAAAACAGACCAACAAATATTTTGGCCTCTTCCAACGCAACTTCACTATGCCCAGTCTGACCTTGAAAGGGCTTTGAAAAGTATCCACTATTTAGGCCCGCTTCGCACCCCTGCCCAGAGATATTATGTTGCTAGCCTGGACGACGCTCCAGATTTTGACTCTACAGGCGCATTCCTACCTTCAATTCTTCATCAGCGGGGAAATGAGAAAATATTTGGTGGCGCGCCCGGTGTGAATCAACTAAGTCCGCAACAGCTAGACACTCTTGAAGGGGGCCTCAACCATTGGCTGCATTATCTTCGCACAGGTGAAATGGGACACTCCGCAGATGCCCCCCAGGAAATTAAGCTATCTGCTACTAAGGATGTGCTCGTAGAACTGCTGTTAAGAGCTCCTTCTGGGGCTAGCTCCCATGCTCTCACCGATTCGGGATTTGGATATTCTCAAGTATTACCAATTCTCGTTAGAGGCTTGCTTGCCTCACCAAACAGTACACTAATTATTGAGCAGCCGGAATTGCATCTAAATCCAGGATTGCAAGTCCGACTAGCTGTATTCTTTATCGAAATGGTGAAAGCTGGAAAGCAGGTTCTTATAGAAACTCACAGTGAGCATTTAGTTAATGCGATTCGTGTGCTCGCAGCAGAGGACCCGTCAAACGAAGTGGCAAAGAGGGTGGGTATCATATTCATGGAGATGACTGCCAGTGGGCCGATCGTGCACAATCTTAACCTCCAGCCAGATGGAACAGTCCCTGATTGGCCCCCTTCATTCTTTGGAGAGGCGATGTCCCTTAGTTCTCGCCTGTTAAAGGCCCAAAGAAATTTCATTAGCACATCAAAACCTAGTAACGCATAAACTGTAATTATGCCCCCACTGCTTTGTCCGTCCCCCATCATTCTTGACCATACGTTTCCACGAAGTGAGCGAGATTTAAAGGTAGCGGCGGCAGCTTTAGGCAGTCTCACGGATCACGCACTTGAATCCAAGGTGTCGCTGGTAATGACGGTAACGCTGAGAGATTTCATAGAGGAGATGGATTGGACCTCTAAACGTCCCGCTCTATTGCTAGAGATATACAGATTGCTGAGCCAACTATTCTTGCAGCCGAATACCCACACCATAATGGTAGATGTACTTGCCGTGACAGGACATGTCCCTCATCCCGTCCCGAGCGGAGCCACAGAAGATGGAAGAGTGTGGCAATGGTCTGATGAGCTTGGCAGATTGCTAAAGCTTCACGATAAATCAATACGAGGGGCGGGTTACTTCATTGGGGTGGCATGCGACAAAGGCTTCTCGGGTCAGGATACTGCTACTTACCATGTAAGCAGATATTCTCGAATGTTCCCTCTGATCGGTCCTAAAGAAATAGGGACATTGGAGGACGCTTATGAATGGGAATTGCCTGATCATGCCTATCAA
The sequence above is drawn from the Nitrospira defluvii genome and encodes:
- the infC gene encoding translation initiation factor IF-3, whose product is MVPKLRVNREIRIREVRVIGPDGEQLGILPTVEAYNKAQEGGYDLVEVAPTSQPPVCRIMDYGKYKFELSKKDHQSRRHQKSTQVKEIKLRPRTDKHDLEIKIRQIKEFLTDGNKTKVTLTYRGREMANQEMGRTMMTTVIQQCSEAGTVEFAPRMEGRSLIMILAPK
- the rpmI gene encoding 50S ribosomal protein L35 — translated: MKMKTHSGAKKRFKRTGTGKLVRRKAGSRHLLTGKPRDRKRNLKGATDVSSASTPALNKLLPQ
- the rplT gene encoding 50S ribosomal protein L20, which gives rise to MPRTKGGPKTRQRRKKRLKLAKGQYGAKSRLFRSATESVDKGQAYAYSGRKQRKRDFRQLWIARISAATRMHGIAYSRFMNALKKANILLDRKVLSDMAIRDMAGFEKLVGVAKQQLATAAS
- the pheT gene encoding phenylalanine--tRNA ligase subunit beta is translated as MPTISVQRDDLEALIAGPDGTPVRISLDQLEQSLMLVKGELKGHNAETGELRIELQDSNRPDLWCCEGIARQIRIKQQGASISYPFFKKQKRAAGKLVVAPGLDRIRPYVAACTAVGYRVTASGLTQLIQTQEKLADIFGRKRRTVSIGLYRLAPIVFPVSYDLVKPDEVRFTPLGMETVMTLREILMVHPKGVEYGGILSGHDRLPVLRDAKGQVLSFPPIINSREIGEVQVGDHELFVEVTGTDLQMVSLTLNIFAANLADRGAVITPVEIQSPVKTAFGRRWHTPVDFGAPRSIPLKAIETALGEALGGREVAAALKSYGYTVKSAGQKVGVQLPPYRNDLLHTVDVVEDVAISQGYARFAPVMPSQFTVGGLSRLEHMADRIRHLMVGMEFQEIISNIMGSHQDFCTKMRVDGTEWAKVVEVDNVMSLSYSCLRQWITPSLLQVETNSSRAFYPHRMFEVGEVAVPDVNADIGSRTVTKLGAVIAHADAHFSEIHSCLDLLLYYLDRPFTLEPVPHPSFLEGRAGAIIAGGRVIGLLGELHPEVLEQWQIGVPAVALELEIDRLLDEG
- a CDS encoding phenylalanine--tRNA ligase subunit alpha, whose translation is MDNLHPLESKVLLALAPPQSAPPTLDQLASTAGLEPSQLSMAVEWLLAKSLIAVHAETVAHIASLTPIGEAFCDQAAPIERVLSAAREAGQTGKRLTIQDIQSKEQLEPSDVSKAVGTLKKEGAILIVQGGCIESTGRNSTTAEAMRALLQELRGGQRDLETFAEPLRSVLQQHAVKRGNAREPFRVDERVTRSFVLTDTGRKVAEQLSRDGVAEEVSQLTPELLKEGAWRTKRFRKYTISLRAPRISAGKRHPYREFLDLVKLKLVSMGFQEMRGTLVETEFWNMDALFMPQFHPARDIHDVYFVKNPTHARDIAEPYLSNVTQVHEKGTGAGSTGWGYQFDVERAKRLVLRSQGTAVSARRLAANPSVPGKYFSIARCFRYDQVDATHATDFFQVEGIVLGADINFRTLLGLLNLFAREVAQAKEVKFLPAYFPFTEPSVEMHVRHPKLGWMELGGAGLFRPEVTTPLGVSVPVIAWGLGLDRMAMVALGIHDIRDLFSADLEFIRTMRGSF
- the rpe gene encoding ribulose-phosphate 3-epimerase; translated protein: MVGRTVRIAPSILSADFARLAEEVSRVEKAGADWLHIDVMDGHFVPNLTVGPPIVEALRKVTTLPLDVHLMMTNPDAFIAEFAEAGADYLTVHVETCPHLHRTVQSIKERGVRAGVTLNPATPAVMLSEIVRDADLILIMSVNPGFGGQKFIPSSLQKIAEVRGLIDRTHSHALLEVDGGVKPDNADAILAAGADVLVAGSAVFSGDDYAAAITALRAGYESAARTARTAAAR